A region from the Rhodocyclaceae bacterium genome encodes:
- a CDS encoding response regulator, with protein MEHLIRRMPDCASVLFESSADALDWCATHDPDLVIVDYMMPAPDGLEFAARFRQIPGKSDTPILMVTANTELEVRYRALEAGINDFLNKPIDRTELLARARNMLRLRDAQKQLEGRAAWLETEVRAATAEIAARELETIVRLARAAEFRDPETGAHIQRMAHCSRLIARQIGLSEQQQEILLLAAPLHDVGKLGTPDRILLKRGRLEPDEWEVMKEHATIGYEILRESASPVIQAGAEIAWSHHEKFDGTGYPRGLTGDSIPLFGRIVAIADVFDALTSARPYKRPWSVEEALSFMREQAGRHFDPRLLDAFFVVLPDVIAMGARFSDDDEPLHYDADPGRADDRLPPGLAGTG; from the coding sequence ATGGAGCACCTGATCCGACGCATGCCGGACTGCGCGTCGGTACTGTTCGAATCCTCCGCCGACGCCCTCGACTGGTGCGCCACACACGATCCGGACCTCGTCATTGTCGACTACATGATGCCCGCACCGGACGGGCTGGAGTTCGCCGCCCGCTTCCGACAGATCCCCGGAAAGTCGGATACGCCGATATTGATGGTGACGGCGAACACCGAACTCGAGGTCCGCTACCGGGCACTGGAAGCGGGCATCAACGACTTTCTCAACAAGCCGATCGACCGTACGGAACTGCTGGCGCGGGCGCGCAACATGCTGCGCCTGCGCGACGCACAGAAGCAGCTGGAGGGCCGTGCGGCGTGGCTGGAGACGGAGGTTCGCGCGGCCACGGCCGAGATCGCAGCTCGCGAACTGGAGACCATCGTGCGGCTGGCGCGTGCCGCAGAGTTCCGCGACCCCGAAACCGGCGCGCACATCCAGCGGATGGCCCACTGTTCGCGGCTGATTGCCCGGCAGATCGGTCTTTCGGAACAGCAGCAGGAGATCCTGCTGCTGGCGGCGCCACTGCACGACGTGGGCAAGCTGGGCACTCCGGATCGCATCCTTCTCAAGCGCGGCAGGCTGGAGCCGGACGAATGGGAGGTCATGAAGGAGCATGCCACGATCGGCTACGAGATCCTGCGTGAGAGTGCATCCCCGGTGATCCAGGCCGGCGCGGAGATCGCCTGGTCCCACCACGAGAAATTCGATGGCACGGGTTATCCGCGCGGCCTCACCGGAGATTCCATTCCACTGTTCGGGCGCATCGTCGCCATTGCCGACGTGTTCGACGCGCTGACCTCGGCACGGCCTTACAAACGCCCCTGGAGCGTGGAGGAAGCCCTTTCGTTCATGCGCGAGCAGGCTGGCCGACACTTCGACCCACGCCTGCTCGATGCCTTCTTCGTGGTACTGCCCGACGTGATCGCCATGGGCGCGCGCTTCAGCGATGACGACGAGCCCCTGCATTACGACGCCGACCCGGGCCGTGCGGACGACCGCTTGCCGCCAGGGCTCGCAGGCACTGGCTGA
- a CDS encoding PAS domain S-box protein: protein MRDRIRRMSWLLPTLLVGALAISLLVAIVVRTSTAESRAESVHVALLEQLAQKRALALGQAGGDAARSQTMLQQAIEFPRVLDALLWRSDGTLVSRAVQTAAGAGAPDFRPPQTRAPAVVVPASGDRQTAGSNGVHGTLANLWHPVTGTGFDGWLQLVVEREQVDNVYLEHLLQVALMSTAVGLLVWLCVLGVTRRTREALEKINRFALELDGSGRQLAADPRNLELHGLVDALNQASLRLSEQQRVADINQRELRALTGNIPGVVYRCLADSRMTMEYLSQEFERLTGYPVVELIENRTRSYASIVHPSDTAKMRGLIGSAIEQRRPFAAEYRLRAADGSTRWVLDKGQGVFNERGEFLHLTGVIINDTARHSAIIALARSEARHRRLVENLSEVVWQSDTEARVSFVNRAWLQVTGHQPEELVGRRLFERIAQADRPAAVRAWRRMLSGIDGVAQWQARIETASGELRWGEFTARLTVDADGKTNGVAGLLSDINERTLLAARLREGEERLRESLELSRQLLEAMPHPVYYKDRNGRFQSVNRAWETFYGRGRDTVVGRTSSDLWPSQLSELIELRDRELLEGSAAYQAFEAELTNAAGEQRAMLFSKAVLTSSSQERTGLIGVLTDITSNRNTEAELRKLSLVASRTSNAVVITDADGHIEWVNDAFTRLTGIPAAEAIGHVPGHLLQGPETDPATVARMRRHLAAREGFQEELINYTRDGRLYWVALDVQPIRGENGEVQQFIAVKSDITERKLREEALRASEAKARQLAQVVDQASEAIMLKDLDNRLIAWNRGAEQLYQFTEAEVLGRSAYEVLRIAETGGDETHAMERVRTGRNERMSITRRLRKDGSSVDVELSLSPLFDPEGRHIGEIGVARDISERLRYEAELKAAKDAAEAASQAKGAFLANMSHEIRTPMNGIIGMTELALDTDLDAEQRDYLTSVRRSAENLLQVINDVLDYSKIEAGRIQLEQIGFSLRAMLSDRVKSLAPKASERSLQMILDVAPDVPDALVGDPLRIGQVILNLVGNAIKFTQIGEIVVSAEVVGPCTEGGPVQVRFRVRDTGIGIAPQKQEQIFEAFTQADSSTTRRFGGTGLGLSISRHLVSLMGSELRVQSAPGEGSTFWFDLSLLPDTIGLGQPVVLRPLRVLLVDGSASSRRSLAHLFAHWGMALTECQSIDEARYLVPDRAALEAGFDLVLVHAMPALLIEQAVSTWIGDRVPLVVVAPAGSARASDPAWTPVGAAAVLVQPVTASDLFETIGRHMALPDDPSTPAAVPQPPVPQQTAALALDVLLAEDNPVNRKLARMLLERAGHRVTVANDGVEAVEAWSRGEFDIVLMDVQMPRLGGLEATARIRALERERNAAADGTPPRHTPIVALTAHAMIGDEERCLAAGMDGYLSKPLRRERLAVVLDQFALAKDGNDAAQRGRAGHPPVGFPAIDTNALLHTVGGDRQLLAHLCSMCLESLPGMQDRLRAAVETGCAPEIVTAAHALRGVILNFHARPSVEALATLERTAIEGSPDALGAGYRYAASEVERAAAALREAVAAMA from the coding sequence ATGCGCGATCGCATACGCCGCATGTCATGGCTGCTGCCGACCCTGCTGGTCGGAGCGCTCGCGATCAGCCTGCTGGTCGCGATCGTCGTACGCACGAGTACGGCAGAGAGTCGCGCCGAATCCGTTCACGTCGCGCTGCTCGAGCAACTCGCCCAGAAGCGGGCCCTGGCGCTCGGCCAGGCCGGCGGCGATGCCGCGCGGTCGCAGACGATGCTGCAGCAGGCGATCGAGTTTCCGCGCGTGCTCGACGCCCTGCTCTGGCGCTCGGACGGCACGCTGGTGTCGCGGGCCGTGCAGACGGCAGCGGGCGCAGGCGCACCGGACTTCCGCCCGCCCCAGACACGCGCACCTGCGGTCGTCGTACCCGCCTCCGGCGATCGACAGACAGCCGGCTCGAACGGCGTGCACGGCACGCTGGCGAACCTCTGGCATCCAGTCACCGGCACCGGGTTCGACGGATGGCTGCAACTGGTGGTGGAGCGCGAGCAGGTCGACAACGTTTATCTCGAACACCTGCTGCAGGTGGCGCTGATGTCCACAGCCGTCGGACTGCTGGTCTGGCTCTGCGTGCTGGGCGTGACCCGTCGTACGAGGGAGGCGCTGGAGAAGATCAACCGCTTCGCACTGGAGCTGGACGGCTCCGGCCGTCAGCTGGCGGCCGACCCGCGAAACCTGGAACTGCACGGCCTGGTCGACGCACTGAATCAGGCCTCGCTCCGGCTGTCGGAGCAGCAGCGCGTGGCCGACATCAACCAACGCGAACTGCGTGCGCTGACCGGAAACATCCCCGGCGTGGTCTACCGCTGCCTGGCCGATTCCAGGATGACAATGGAATATCTCAGCCAGGAGTTCGAACGTCTGACCGGCTATCCGGTCGTCGAGCTGATCGAAAACCGCACGCGCAGCTACGCCAGCATCGTACATCCGTCCGACACGGCCAAGATGCGCGGCCTTATCGGAAGCGCGATCGAGCAGCGGCGTCCGTTCGCAGCCGAGTACCGCCTGCGCGCGGCCGATGGCAGCACACGCTGGGTACTCGACAAGGGACAGGGCGTCTTCAACGAGCGCGGCGAGTTCCTGCACCTGACCGGCGTGATCATCAACGACACGGCCAGGCATTCCGCGATCATCGCTCTCGCCCGCAGCGAGGCCCGCCACCGGCGGCTCGTGGAGAACCTGTCCGAGGTAGTCTGGCAATCCGACACCGAGGCAAGGGTGAGCTTCGTCAACCGCGCCTGGCTCCAGGTCACCGGACATCAGCCCGAGGAACTGGTGGGTCGCCGCCTGTTCGAACGAATCGCGCAAGCCGACCGGCCGGCGGCGGTCCGTGCGTGGCGGCGGATGCTGTCCGGCATCGACGGGGTCGCGCAATGGCAGGCCCGCATCGAGACCGCTTCCGGCGAGCTGCGCTGGGGAGAATTCACGGCACGGCTGACCGTCGATGCCGACGGGAAGACGAACGGCGTAGCAGGGCTGCTCAGCGACATCAATGAACGGACACTGCTCGCTGCGCGGCTGCGAGAGGGCGAGGAACGACTGCGTGAAAGCCTCGAGCTGTCGCGCCAGCTGCTGGAAGCCATGCCGCACCCCGTCTACTACAAGGACCGTAACGGCCGGTTCCAGAGCGTGAACCGGGCATGGGAAACCTTCTACGGGCGCGGCCGTGACACGGTGGTCGGGCGGACCAGCAGCGACCTCTGGCCATCCCAACTGTCCGAACTGATCGAGTTACGCGACCGCGAACTGCTCGAGGGTAGCGCGGCATACCAGGCATTCGAGGCAGAGCTGACCAATGCCGCAGGCGAGCAGCGTGCCATGCTGTTCTCGAAGGCGGTGCTGACCTCCTCCTCACAGGAACGTACCGGCCTGATCGGCGTGCTCACCGACATCACCAGCAACCGGAACACCGAGGCCGAGCTGCGCAAGCTGTCCCTCGTGGCGAGCCGAACCAGCAACGCCGTGGTGATCACCGATGCCGACGGCCATATCGAGTGGGTCAACGACGCGTTCACCCGGCTGACCGGAATCCCCGCCGCAGAGGCGATAGGCCACGTGCCCGGACACCTGCTGCAGGGCCCGGAGACGGATCCCGCGACGGTGGCGCGCATGCGCAGGCACCTCGCAGCGCGCGAGGGCTTCCAGGAGGAACTGATCAACTACACGCGCGATGGCCGCCTGTACTGGGTCGCGCTCGACGTGCAGCCGATCCGGGGCGAGAACGGGGAAGTACAGCAGTTCATCGCGGTGAAGTCGGACATCACGGAGCGGAAGCTGCGCGAGGAAGCCCTGCGCGCCAGCGAGGCCAAGGCCCGGCAACTCGCCCAGGTCGTCGACCAGGCTTCGGAGGCGATCATGCTCAAGGATCTCGACAATCGCCTGATAGCGTGGAACCGCGGCGCGGAGCAGTTGTACCAGTTCACCGAGGCGGAAGTCCTCGGTCGCAGTGCCTATGAAGTGCTGCGCATCGCCGAGACCGGCGGCGACGAGACCCATGCGATGGAGCGGGTACGGACCGGGCGCAACGAGCGCATGTCGATCACGCGCCGGCTGCGGAAGGACGGAAGCTCGGTCGATGTCGAACTGTCGCTCTCGCCCCTGTTCGATCCGGAGGGACGCCACATCGGCGAGATCGGCGTGGCGCGCGATATCTCGGAACGGCTGCGCTACGAAGCCGAACTCAAGGCGGCGAAGGATGCCGCCGAAGCCGCCAGCCAGGCCAAGGGTGCCTTCCTGGCGAACATGAGCCACGAGATACGCACACCGATGAACGGCATCATCGGCATGACCGAACTCGCGCTCGACACCGACCTCGATGCGGAGCAACGCGACTACCTGACCTCGGTTCGCCGTTCGGCCGAGAACCTGCTCCAGGTCATCAACGACGTGCTCGACTACTCGAAGATCGAGGCCGGCCGCATACAGCTCGAGCAGATCGGATTCTCGTTGCGTGCCATGCTGAGCGACCGCGTGAAATCGTTGGCACCCAAGGCGAGCGAACGGTCGCTGCAGATGATCCTCGACGTAGCGCCGGACGTACCGGATGCACTGGTCGGAGATCCGCTGCGCATCGGCCAGGTGATCCTGAACCTCGTCGGTAACGCGATCAAGTTCACGCAGATCGGGGAAATCGTGGTCTCGGCAGAGGTGGTCGGCCCGTGCACCGAAGGCGGACCGGTACAGGTACGATTCCGCGTGCGCGACACGGGCATCGGCATCGCGCCGCAGAAACAGGAGCAGATCTTCGAAGCCTTCACCCAGGCCGACAGTTCCACCACGAGGCGTTTTGGCGGCACCGGGCTGGGCCTGTCGATCAGCCGCCACCTGGTGTCCCTGATGGGGAGCGAACTGCGGGTGCAGAGCGCGCCAGGCGAAGGCAGCACGTTCTGGTTCGACCTCTCGTTGCTGCCCGACACGATCGGCCTCGGGCAGCCGGTCGTGCTGCGGCCGCTGCGCGTGCTGCTGGTCGATGGGTCGGCGAGCAGCCGCCGCTCCCTGGCACACCTGTTCGCGCACTGGGGCATGGCGCTGACCGAATGCCAGAGCATCGACGAGGCGAGGTACCTGGTGCCGGATCGCGCTGCGCTGGAAGCGGGCTTCGACCTGGTGCTGGTGCATGCCATGCCCGCGCTGCTGATCGAGCAGGCCGTATCCACCTGGATCGGCGATCGGGTACCGCTGGTGGTGGTCGCCCCGGCGGGCAGCGCGCGCGCGAGCGATCCGGCATGGACGCCGGTCGGCGCGGCGGCAGTACTCGTGCAACCGGTTACTGCCTCGGACCTGTTCGAGACGATAGGGCGCCACATGGCCCTGCCGGACGATCCGTCGACGCCCGCTGCCGTGCCGCAGCCACCCGTCCCGCAGCAGACCGCAGCGCTCGCGCTCGACGTGCTGCTCGCGGAAGACAACCCGGTGAACAGAAAGCTCGCGCGCATGCTTCTCGAGCGCGCTGGCCATCGGGTCACCGTGGCCAACGATGGCGTCGAGGCCGTCGAGGCGTGGAGCAGAGGCGAGTTCGATATCGTGCTGATGGACGTCCAGATGCCGCGCCTGGGCGGCCTGGAGGCGACCGCGCGCATCCGTGCCCTGGAACGAGAGCGCAACGCGGCAGCGGACGGCACGCCGCCACGCCACACCCCGATCGTTGCGTTGACGGCACACGCAATGATCGGCGACGAGGAACGCTGCCTCGCGGCCGGGATGGATGGATACCTCTCGAAGCCGCTGCGGCGCGAACGACTGGCGGTCGTGCTGGACCAGTTCGCGCTCGCGAAGGACGGAAACGACGCTGCGCAGCGGGGTCGCGCCGGACATCCGCCAGTGGGCTTTCCGGCGATCGATACGAATGCCCTCCTCCACACCGTCGGCGGCGACCGGCAACTGCTCGCGCACCTGTGCTCGATGTGCCTGGAGTCCCTGCCCGGCATGCAGGACAGGCTGCGCGCAGCGGTCGAGACGGGCTGCGCCCCGGAAATCGTCACCGCAGCGCATGCGCTGCGCGGCGTGATCCTGAACTTCCATGCACGCCCTTCGGTGGAGGCGCTGGCGACCCTCGAGCGCACTGCGATCGAAGGATCCCCGGACGCGCTCGGCGCTGGCTATCGCTACGCCGCCTCGGAAGTCGAGCGCGCGGCGGCCGCGCTGCGCGAGGCGGTCGCGGCCATGGCCTGA
- the glgA gene encoding glycogen synthase GlgA — protein sequence MRVPLAEPSFEQTASPPVPAALPSVLFATSEVAPLVKTGGLADVSASLPAALAAIGADVRLLLPGYPAILSGLRESRIEGRIGPSAGLPGATLLSGRINDRLHCLVVDCPEFYGRAGNPYVDGAGADWTDNPLRFGLLSKVAALLCGAASPIGWRPDVLHCNDWQTGLAPACLSFDRQAATAVAAAKATATVFTVHNLAFSGSFDPALLARLGLPPESFSMHGLEYHGQLSFLKAGLYYADCITTVSPTYAREIQQAPLGFGFQGLLAARSSRLYGILNGIDTAAWDPATDPCLAGRFTQDTLEARAANRRAVQQRFGLEPDDDAMLFGVVSRFTEQKGIDLILEAWPGLAARHRLQLAMLGSGDRRLTGAAAECVRQHPGRVGFIGGFDEPLSHLIEGGCDAFLMPSRFEPCGLNQMYSQRYGAPPLVRATGGLADSVLDDVSATATRGTGFVFTGDTSAALAATVARAFAAWQDRPRWRALQAAGMQRDFGWQASAASYVAVYRQAVAFATASGQATARSSSRVRTDA from the coding sequence ATGCGCGTACCCTTGGCCGAGCCGTCCTTCGAGCAGACCGCTTCCCCGCCAGTGCCGGCAGCCCTGCCCTCGGTCCTTTTCGCGACCTCGGAAGTCGCCCCCCTGGTGAAAACCGGAGGCCTGGCGGATGTCAGTGCGAGCCTGCCCGCCGCGCTGGCTGCCATCGGCGCAGATGTGCGCCTGCTGCTGCCCGGCTATCCGGCCATCCTCTCGGGCTTGCGCGAATCTCGCATCGAGGGGCGCATCGGCCCGTCGGCCGGATTGCCTGGCGCGACCCTGCTGTCGGGCCGGATCAATGACAGGCTGCACTGTCTGGTGGTCGACTGCCCGGAGTTCTACGGTCGCGCTGGCAACCCGTACGTCGACGGTGCAGGCGCCGACTGGACCGACAACCCGCTGCGCTTCGGCCTGCTGTCGAAAGTGGCGGCGCTGCTGTGCGGCGCAGCCTCCCCGATCGGGTGGCGGCCCGATGTGCTCCACTGCAACGATTGGCAGACCGGGTTGGCACCGGCCTGCCTGTCGTTCGATCGCCAGGCTGCGACAGCCGTTGCAGCGGCGAAGGCAACGGCAACGGTATTCACGGTGCACAACCTGGCGTTCAGCGGCAGCTTCGATCCGGCGCTGCTTGCCCGGCTCGGGCTGCCGCCCGAAAGCTTCAGCATGCATGGCCTCGAGTACCACGGCCAGCTTTCGTTCCTCAAGGCCGGGCTCTACTACGCCGACTGCATCACCACGGTCAGCCCGACCTATGCGCGCGAGATCCAGCAGGCGCCGCTCGGCTTCGGCTTCCAGGGACTGCTCGCCGCACGCAGCAGCCGGCTGTACGGCATCCTCAACGGCATCGATACCGCCGCCTGGGACCCGGCCACCGACCCCTGCCTGGCCGGACGATTCACGCAGGATACGCTCGAGGCACGCGCGGCCAACCGCCGCGCCGTGCAGCAACGCTTCGGCCTCGAACCCGACGACGATGCAATGCTGTTCGGCGTGGTCAGCCGGTTCACCGAGCAGAAAGGCATCGACCTGATCCTGGAGGCCTGGCCCGGGCTGGCCGCGCGGCACCGGCTGCAACTGGCGATGCTCGGGTCCGGCGACAGGCGGCTCACCGGTGCGGCTGCCGAATGCGTGCGCCAGCATCCCGGTCGGGTCGGCTTCATCGGCGGATTCGATGAGCCGCTGTCGCACCTGATCGAAGGCGGCTGCGATGCGTTCCTGATGCCGTCGCGCTTCGAACCCTGCGGGCTGAACCAGATGTACAGCCAGCGCTATGGTGCCCCGCCGCTGGTGCGCGCCACCGGCGGACTGGCCGATTCGGTGCTCGACGACGTCTCGGCCACGGCGACGAGAGGGACCGGTTTCGTGTTCACCGGCGACACATCGGCTGCGCTGGCGGCCACCGTGGCACGTGCGTTCGCCGCGTGGCAGGACCGGCCGCGCTGGCGCGCGCTGCAGGCAGCCGGCATGCAGCGCGATTTCGGCTGGCAGGCGAGCGCTGCGTCCTATGTCGCGGTATACCGGCAGGCGGTCGCTTTCGCGACCGCTTCCGGGCAGGCTACAGCCAGATCATCATCCCGAGTTCGAACGGATGCGTGA
- the glgP gene encoding alpha-glucan family phosphorylase codes for MESRPATSFTIEVEPNVPRRLARLDELANNLWYSWDRQTRRLFSLLQKGLWDATGHNPKEFLKRVDEARLLEAADDPVFLSNLNRALSAYDTYHDEPLRRNGSEWLRHTDKVAYFCAEYGFHESFPIYSGGLGILAGDHCKAASDARLPFIAVGLLYRQGYFSQTIDGEGNQHATYGDSDYDDLPIHRVAGPDGNEVMVQVEMPGRIVHLNVWSARCGHVTLYLLDSDVETNAPADREICRRLYGGDRTTRIEQEIVLGIGGVRALRALGIAPTVWHINEGHAAFLVLERMRELTVGGLSFDTALEAVAVNTVFTTHTPVPAGHDHFAESMIVSYFERFAPQLRLDHAQLLALGHGMGNGDFNMTALAIRASRFQNGVSKIHGGVSAEICRELWPQITPAENPIDYVTNGVHVPTFLAEEWMEIFERYLGPDWLARQRDLEFWKRVDDIPDHLFWSVRQTLKARMLHLVDHVTRVQHLRNNGSEAHLDRLLKYADPDNPNVLTIGFARRFATYKRATMMFEDLDFLRDLISDAKRPVLFVYAGKAHPADLPGQALIRRLHEISRMPGFEGRLLLLEGYDLRIARRIVSGVDVWLNNPVYPLEASGTSGMKAGMNGVLNLSVLDGWWGEGYDGQNGWGIKPASQYLDDARRTREECQTLYELLQDQVIPMYYDRSPSGFSPRWVRMAKRSIATLLPRFNTGRMVGEYVQKFYHPASLQWRRYSEGGYARAQEVAQWKARVRSAWHGVTVRRLDVPRKSLRFGEGVRIDVAVDLNGLAPDDVIVEMTLARQSPYEKLRQSQRLSFESTGERTVQGEHRFALALTPELCGRLEYRVRVYPCHELLTHPFELGMMIWL; via the coding sequence ATGGAAAGCCGACCGGCCACGTCGTTCACGATCGAGGTAGAGCCGAACGTTCCGCGTCGGCTCGCTCGTCTGGACGAGCTCGCGAACAACCTCTGGTACAGCTGGGACCGGCAGACGCGCAGGCTCTTCTCGCTGCTGCAGAAGGGGTTGTGGGATGCGACCGGACACAACCCGAAGGAGTTCCTGAAGCGTGTCGACGAGGCGCGTCTGCTGGAGGCGGCGGACGACCCGGTGTTCCTGTCCAACCTGAACCGCGCGCTGTCCGCCTACGACACCTACCACGACGAGCCGCTGCGCCGGAACGGTTCCGAATGGCTGCGCCATACCGACAAGGTCGCGTACTTCTGCGCCGAGTACGGCTTCCACGAGAGCTTTCCGATCTACTCCGGCGGGCTGGGCATCCTCGCTGGTGACCATTGCAAGGCTGCCAGCGATGCACGGCTGCCGTTCATCGCCGTGGGCCTGCTGTACCGGCAGGGCTATTTCTCCCAGACCATCGATGGCGAAGGCAACCAGCACGCGACCTACGGCGATTCCGATTACGACGACCTGCCGATCCACCGCGTTGCCGGGCCGGACGGCAACGAGGTCATGGTGCAGGTCGAGATGCCCGGCCGTATCGTGCACCTGAACGTCTGGAGCGCACGTTGCGGGCACGTCACGCTGTACCTGCTGGACAGCGACGTCGAAACCAACGCGCCCGCCGACCGTGAGATCTGCCGCCGTCTCTACGGCGGCGACCGGACTACCCGCATCGAGCAGGAAATCGTGCTGGGCATCGGCGGGGTGCGCGCGCTGCGTGCACTCGGCATCGCGCCGACCGTCTGGCACATCAACGAAGGGCATGCCGCGTTCCTGGTACTCGAGCGCATGCGTGAGCTGACCGTCGGCGGGCTGAGCTTCGACACCGCGCTCGAGGCGGTCGCCGTGAATACGGTGTTCACCACCCACACACCGGTACCGGCGGGGCATGACCACTTCGCCGAGTCGATGATCGTGTCCTACTTCGAGCGCTTCGCCCCTCAGCTCCGTCTCGACCACGCGCAGTTGCTGGCGCTCGGCCACGGCATGGGCAACGGCGACTTCAACATGACCGCGCTGGCGATCCGCGCATCGCGCTTCCAGAACGGAGTATCGAAGATACACGGCGGGGTATCGGCCGAGATCTGCCGCGAACTGTGGCCGCAGATCACCCCGGCAGAGAACCCGATCGACTACGTGACCAACGGCGTGCACGTGCCGACCTTCCTGGCCGAAGAGTGGATGGAGATCTTCGAGCGCTATCTCGGGCCCGACTGGCTTGCCCGGCAGCGCGATCTCGAGTTCTGGAAGCGCGTCGACGACATACCGGATCACCTGTTCTGGAGCGTCCGCCAGACGCTGAAGGCGCGCATGCTGCACCTGGTGGACCACGTCACGCGGGTGCAGCACCTGCGCAACAACGGATCCGAAGCCCACCTCGACCGCCTGCTCAAGTACGCCGATCCGGACAATCCCAACGTGCTGACCATCGGCTTCGCACGCCGCTTCGCGACCTACAAGCGCGCGACGATGATGTTCGAGGACCTCGACTTCCTGCGCGACCTGATTTCGGACGCGAAGCGCCCGGTGCTGTTCGTGTACGCGGGCAAGGCGCATCCGGCGGACCTGCCCGGGCAGGCGCTGATCCGCAGGCTGCACGAGATCTCGCGAATGCCCGGCTTCGAAGGTCGCCTGCTGCTGCTCGAGGGCTACGACCTGCGCATCGCGCGGCGCATCGTCTCCGGCGTCGACGTGTGGCTGAACAACCCGGTGTATCCGCTGGAGGCCAGCGGCACCTCCGGCATGAAGGCCGGCATGAATGGTGTGCTGAACCTGTCCGTTCTGGACGGCTGGTGGGGCGAGGGCTACGACGGCCAAAATGGCTGGGGCATCAAGCCGGCTTCGCAGTACCTCGACGATGCGCGCCGCACGCGAGAGGAGTGCCAGACCCTGTACGAATTGCTGCAGGACCAGGTCATTCCCATGTACTACGACCGCAGCCCGTCGGGCTTCTCGCCGCGCTGGGTGCGCATGGCCAAGCGGTCGATCGCGACGCTGCTGCCGCGCTTCAACACCGGCCGCATGGTCGGGGAATACGTGCAGAAGTTCTACCATCCGGCCAGCCTGCAGTGGCGGCGCTACAGCGAGGGCGGCTATGCGCGCGCGCAGGAGGTGGCGCAGTGGAAAGCACGGGTACGTTCGGCCTGGCACGGGGTGACCGTGCGCCGGCTCGATGTGCCGCGCAAGTCGCTGCGGTTCGGCGAAGGCGTGCGGATCGACGTCGCGGTCGACCTGAACGGACTCGCGCCTGACGACGTGATCGTCGAGATGACGCTGGCCCGGCAGAGCCCCTACGAGAAACTGCGCCAGTCGCAGCGGCTGTCGTTCGAATCGACCGGAGAGCGCACCGTGCAGGGCGAGCATCGCTTCGCGCTCGCGCTGACCCCGGAGCTATGCGGCAGGCTCGAGTACCGGGTCCGTGTCTACCCGTGCCACGAACTGCTCACGCATCCGTTCGAACTCGGGATGATGATCTGGCTGTAG
- a CDS encoding TIGR02281 family clan AA aspartic protease, with protein MFAVWLAVFGAVYAWFHDWNAAQVNPNQVASLPMDGHEVSLQRNRAGHYVADGYIDGTAVTFMLDTGATQVALPMRTARALGLPLGEAIQLRTANGDAVGYRTRLERVRIGPIELRDVAAVATDGMDEAIVLLGMSFLKRVEFAQRGDRLTLRVAPGTAGNQTP; from the coding sequence ATGTTCGCGGTCTGGCTCGCAGTGTTCGGGGCCGTGTACGCATGGTTCCACGACTGGAACGCCGCGCAGGTGAACCCGAACCAGGTGGCGTCCCTGCCGATGGACGGACACGAAGTCTCCCTGCAGCGCAACCGTGCCGGGCACTACGTGGCCGATGGCTACATCGACGGGACCGCCGTCACCTTCATGCTCGATACGGGCGCCACCCAGGTGGCGCTGCCCATGCGTACGGCCCGCGCGCTCGGACTGCCGCTGGGCGAAGCCATCCAGCTGAGAACCGCGAATGGCGATGCGGTCGGCTACCGCACCCGGCTCGAGCGCGTACGCATCGGCCCGATCGAACTGCGCGACGTCGCTGCGGTCGCCACCGACGGCATGGACGAGGCGATCGTGCTGCTCGGGATGAGCTTCCTGAAGCGGGTGGAGTTCGCACAGCGCGGCGATCGGCTGACCCTCAGGGTCGCGCCCGGCACTGCCGGAAACCAGACGCCTTAA
- the orn gene encoding oligoribonuclease — translation MAQNAEHLVWVDMEMTGLDPDRDRVIEIAFVVTDARLEVVAEAPVLVLHQSEVVLSGMDAWNTATHGRSGLTDKVRASTLDEGGAEREMLEFVARHVPPKTSPMCGNSICQDRRFMARWLPRLEAYFHYRNLDVSTLKELARRWRPEILAGLVKHGRHEALADIHESIGELRHYREHFLKL, via the coding sequence ATGGCACAGAACGCTGAACACCTGGTCTGGGTGGACATGGAAATGACCGGGCTCGATCCGGACCGTGACCGCGTGATCGAGATCGCGTTCGTGGTCACCGATGCCCGGCTGGAGGTCGTCGCCGAGGCGCCCGTGCTGGTGTTGCACCAGTCCGAGGTGGTCCTGTCCGGCATGGACGCATGGAACACTGCAACGCACGGCCGCTCCGGCCTGACCGACAAGGTCCGGGCATCGACGCTGGACGAAGGCGGTGCCGAAAGGGAGATGCTCGAATTCGTGGCTCGTCACGTGCCACCGAAGACCTCGCCGATGTGCGGCAATTCGATCTGCCAGGACCGCCGATTCATGGCACGCTGGCTGCCCCGGCTCGAAGCCTACTTCCATTACCGCAACCTCGACGTGAGCACGCTGAAGGAACTGGCCCGGCGCTGGCGGCCGGAAATCCTAGCCGGGCTCGTGAAGCATGGCAGGCACGAGGCGCTGGCCGATATCCATGAATCGATCGGCGAACTGCGCCATTACCGCGAACATTTCCTGAAGCTCTGA